CAGAAATACAATTGAAAACAAATCAGATTAAAagtttaaacaaataaaaaatacaataagaCATTTATACATAAACACCAAATGTATCTTAGGAAAACCGTCAAAGGGAGAAGCCCAGCTACAAATCAACTCCACTTACTATATTAACACCAAATGTGCTTATAAATACAATGAGACTTTTAAAAATATTCCAACAACTTCTTAATCCATCACATTTGCCAAGCTCTCACAAGCTTCATCTCAGGAATAAATTGGCAAAGTTAAAGATGatattttttttcaaacaaatgAATTGGGCTTttgggaaaaagaaaaaaaaaattgtgaaattttTTGTCGAAGTCAGTCAAACCTGAAATTTCATAGTTGCAAAAAAGGGTCAAATTTTAGGTCAAACTTTTATTTTTCTGCTGGAAAAAAATGACTTACGCAGTAAGCTACAATTTTTTTCTCATGTTTAACTTCTTTGGTCATTGCAACTTCCTAGGTAAACCCATATACCCTCCTATTTCAATTTAGGTGCTCATCATGGCTTAGTGCATGATCCGATGATAAATACAACAAATGCCAAGTGGAAAACTGTAGTCGGCGTAAAATGCCTatggttatgtttgataatatttgttatttgccaatgtattaattgtttgtattaagtgggttgtcactctcaagTAGTTAAATGTGTCGGatggttgacggttgtgttcctctcagcgaccgtcgggtcctttaaatatatTGTGTACCGCCAAGGAAGCTAGTACGGTATTAGTCGgatcaattgtaatccttggccgaccatctctggtcttcttctttgtaataattgcatgtgcgaataaagatatattttactgccgtGTCTGGTATGCGTTATCATTTGTATCATTATTTCCTGTCAGATGTAGCAGCAAACAGAAACTTAGTATAACCTAAATGTGGCATCCCATTTCACATATGGCACAAATTCTCATAACAAAGGCTATGATCCTCAAAGTGTAGCTTTCCTCAACACTAAATGCACCACATGTAGCTACAAACATTTGATGTTATTGACAATGCTCACAAAATACCTTTCCAACAAATCAGCCATTGGGATAGAATCTGTTTACAAGATTTTAAGAGCTTTATGACAGAATCAGAAAATGGGATGGAATACATTCCTCTCATGGATTCGATGAATTTGACCTATAATAATATTGATAGGCATGAAAATTATAAAGAATAACCCAAAACATagctttgaaaaaatggtttttTTGATAGAAACCGTGTACAAGGGAAATGCATAATAGAATTAGATTTTTATGAAGTTTTTTTCCAGAATAATAAATTCTCAATTAGTATGGATCATTGTAGACTTATATTTAATATCATATTTTTCCAATCTCAATGCTAGGCTTTTGGTTTATCTGTAGAGTGGTATTTATTTGTTGAATAGTTCTTAACTTCATTAAACAGAATGAGAATATCATTAGTCAAGCATCATAACATAGCTTTAAGAATAAATCCTCAAATGCAGTTCTACAACCCAGGCACTGTGAACACTTCGATATAATTGCATCTGGATGTAAAAAATTTAATTGTTGCTTGTTTCTGGGTGCAGATGAATCATTATGCAACATATCATACTCCAGTTTCAAGTGAACAAAAATGAATTCTGGTGAGCTCATTTAGACCTATACCTGCACTTTCCATGGCTAACTTCGCCTTGCAAGGTCCTGTCTTCACAAGCTGTTGCAACATCTCTCTGAAATCCAGTATCCTTGAATTTCCATTTCATTCATCAGCCTTTCCCAGGTGACTTTTTAAACCTTGGAAATTCTTCTTTTTTTCCTATGATGGATGTCATTGCATTCATGAATTGAAACATGGATGTCATTGCACTCATGAATTGAAGCATGGATGTATCAATAACCTATTTCCAAATAAATTGCATGATCCAAGTCGGGAACAAAAGTATTATATGGTTTACTTGGCACACAGAGTACAAAACATGTGGAAGGTTTTTCAATATCTAAAAATGCTTATCatcaattatggaatcacatttgGCATCAATCTAATGCTGAAAGATTAAACATGCAGGGCTAGTCCTAAATCTTCCTCATGTTTTGTTCCTCGTATTGTGCCCACCCTTATTAAAGAAGCACGGAAAGATTGCATGGTAAGAACATTGTCTCCAAGTGAAAATGTCACACCAAAAACAGCTATTCCAGCTGTTCAGGATCCTCTGCAAAaaggtataaattaatgtaattgaCAAATTGTTACCCTGTTTAGTAAAATTTGATTTTCTGGTGAATTTAATCTTTCATGTCTGTGAGTTAACATCAGGGTATTGAAATATTTTGGTTTGAACCTTTCTGACATATTGATTTTGTTGAAAATTTGTCCAATGCTATATGGCTACCTGCCTGTGCCTGCTGTTAATTCTTCTTGGACCGTAGGTAATGCTATTTCAAACTCAGAGATTGCAGATCCGTCAAGGACTGCAACGAGAAAGAAAGCTGGAGGGAGTACAACTTTGATGGAGGGTAGTGGGagcaatgtagaaataaagaataGAAGAAAGAAAACTCCTAGAAGGCAAGATAACAGTCTTGAAATTAAAGAAGATAATGAAGATGATAATGGTGATTTTGAATATGAGTGGCCACCTTTAGTATGCTGTTTTGGCCCTGCACAAAATGAGTTTGTTCCCATTGTCAGGGTATCGGAAAGACAAATGGACAAAGACATGTATTCCACATGGAAATCCCTGCAGTGGAATCCTCCAGAGTTTGCCAGGGCACCAGGAGGATCACCATTTAGCGTGGCTATTGCACTGGCCAGGTTGGGAGGTAGAGCAGCATTCATGGGTAAAGTAGGAGATGATCCTTTGGGTTATTGGATGGTTCAGACTATGAATAAGGAGAATGTCCAAACTCGTGGTGTTAAATTTGACCCTTATGCAGCAACAGCAGTTTCTTATATGAAATTAACTTGCTCAGATGGGAAATTTGGAATGGAGTGCATCAAACCATGTGCGCAAGATTGTCTCCATAGCTCTGAAATAAACATTGATATATTGAAAGAGGTATACTCATTCAACACTAATATTTAGAGTTTTTTCTTTTCCTGTTTCAAAGTCTTTCTTTAGCTCATTTACTTTATGTTCTTATTTAATGTTTTCCCTTGTTCTGTGTGTAAAAACTGTTTGAAACTATCGAGCAACTTGGATAAGGGATGTGTTATATAGTCATTATGTGCTTAGTAGCCAAAGGCTATTTTTGATTGTTGTTTATTAACGCATCGGTATTCGGGAGTTTTCTTTTGCAGGCTAGGATGTTTCATTTCAATTCCATGGCTCTTCTTGAACAACCTGCAAGTActctttctgcaattaaaatgtcAAGAGAGTTTGGAGGAGTTATTTTTTTTGATCCAAACCTACCTATGCCACTTTGGAGATCTCGTGATGAAACAAGAAGAATTATCCAGGAAGCATGGAATGAGTCCGATGTAATTGAGGTAACCATACAAGAGTTGGACTTCTTACTTGACTATGATTATTTTTACAAAAAGAGGACTCATAAGCACCAATACTATTCACAAGATTTCAATGACGCTAAGGGGAGGAGGAGGAGTTATCATACTACAAGAGAAGAACTTTCACCATTATGGCATGATAACATAAAGATTCTTTTTGTAACTGATGGTACCATTCGGATACACTACTACACACCAACATTTGAGGGTGAAGTGATGGGGACAGAGGATGTATTGGTCGCTCCATATACATGTGATAGGACTGGTGCGGGAGATGCTATTGTAGCAGGTAGTGATTTTATGCAGTCCTTGTATTTATTATAAGGTTTTCTTGTTAGGTTTGTCATATACTTTTTCAGTTGGATGTTTGACCTAATTTGGAGAGTAATTTGTATCTGTGTTGCAGCTTTAATCAGAAAACTGACCACACAACCAGAGATTTACAATAATCAAGCTGAATTAGAGAGGCAGTTAagatttgttgtttgtgcaggaaTTATTGCACAATGGACTACAGGTACTATCCCTAGTTTTCCAACCGAAAGTGCAACACAGGAGCTGAAGGAGCAGGTATATGTAAAATCTCTATGGTAGAGCGATGAGTATCAAGTCACCGCTGTTAACACTCTATGGGACCTGTAGTACCACATTTTCTTTCATCCGTTCTCTACATATGATTGGTGGATCGATTGCAGATTTATAAAGTGTAGAAAGCATATCATTTCTAATAGAGGAAAATATTTACGTATCTTACTCAGAGAGCAGCAGTTGCTTGTAATTCAATGTATAGGGTACACATCTGCTCAAGTCACCTCATCTATCAAATCGTATAGGTAAGAGTCAAATTCACCGTTTGAGTTGTTTGACTAGGTGGATTAAGTGTTGATCCAAGCAAAACAAGATAGCTGTTCCAAACGAGAAATGTTTGCAGAGATCAATTGATTGTTGCACTTGTATTTTTCCCCTCTTTTGTATAAACAACAGAACTTTTAATTGGTAGGTTAAATACTTGAAGCAGCCACGActgatgtaatgtccccactttgaaatataatttaataaaaaataataataataataaaattaaatgcaaaataataaaaataaaaattaaattaagatataattaaataattaattcacttatttaATACTGATTAATCATCCATTTATTTCTACCAACAATAtaatattaatcaattaaataaataatataatattaattaattaagcaatataatattaattgattaattaaacaatataatattaatgtatttatctttcataatattaattgattaatataTTTATCTAATATTAATTAGAGAATTCCCTTTAAGTTTGGGAAGACGTGACTCAAGAGTAAGTTAGGTCTCTCCCAATGGGTATGACTTTTCCTTCATAATAAAAGTAAGCCTATGTGGAGTCAAAGATAGGGGGGAGCAAAAAAGGTTACGAGAGAAATAAATTAGGAGGAGAATACTAGGGGAAGGGTACAAGTAGTGGACATGGTTCCAATAGTGGACAACTTTTTGTAAACCCAAACCCCCGTTAGTAGATTGTAAAGGAGCCCAATTGATAATGAAAAGTTCATTAATGAAtgtcacatgtaccaatagtggataatttttcAGCTTTTTTGTCCTTTATTAGCTCATTTGTGGACCActattggcccatttgtgcaccactattgggacatttgtccttTACTACTGGACTACTACTCAATGTTATGAGTTATCTACTATTTGCACAAAGGTGTTTATGTATGGGATGACACTtttaaatgaccactttttgacctttttgCATATAACGAtttccacaacgtgcatcgttactacctagaagccggATCCTTAGTAAAGTTGTATACGAagacaaccaattttttttttttgaaatctgaTGTATGGTTTAAAAGTTCTGTGCGCGAAGTTTGCTATGTCCACTACTGATACGTTTCCCCTATCTTAAGAAAACATCGGGTCCAACAATTACGAAGAGTTTGACTTTATCTCCACTattagtgtaaataattattcatcatggatattattacaccttaagtttacttaggaaatgcattacatagtagtttgggtatgagacacttgggtgtttgtgccacattgggatagtgtgtgtaggagaatttccaccttttgtggacttatcttcttgttacattccacattcagtgggtgatccacctcatgtggaatattatattgtttctcttacctactcacacctatttcctacctacccttgtttcttattgagccacatgtcatgtttgtgtgctcacatatccatatagccttgtctaTAAGTAGGTTCATATTCAGGGCAATCATTgaacaattgatgatccagttggtcaatattttcatcttgatagaatacagtttatttctatcatctattttgtctctcttatttgtgctttccattgcctcttgatcttggcaaaatctcacatccGCAAATTTGTAAGAGAATTTCTTTTTAGCTTTAATAATATTCACCCAAGGTATGAATCTATATCTCTGCATATTCATAGTAATATAATACTTAATTATATTCTCTGTACCACTGTCTATTTACAACAATATGATAATACTTAATTAAATTCATTGTACTTATCTATATTCACAAGCATTATAATAATAACTTAAATCACATTTGCCAATAACAATACAAATTAATATAGGTACAACATTTATGGGTCTGAGcataatttaaacaaaaaaaaaagctaTAAGAACATTAGCAGAGATTAGTTAGAATTCATTAAAATGTCAATCATAAGTAATGAATATGTGTATTCTCAATCTCATCATCCAATTATGGAAGGGGAATACAAGGAATAAGAGCACTAGCCTCCAGTGGGTTGACATTAGTGTCCTATTGCTCTCTCTATTTACTAAAATTGTGATTCTAGGATAGAATATAAGAAGGTtgcattaggggacattacaactgATTTAATTGTTAATTATGACGAAGAATAATCTGTCAACAAATGGTTGCTATTTATTTAACATATAAATTATGTTAGTCACATGAGCAACACTTTATTTTCAGTCTTGTGCTTCCCTAAGAATCTAGGGTTGAAGATAAGatcataaattaaaataattacaaAGATGTTGAAGTCTAAAATAGACCTCAAAGATGAGTTCAAATGCCAAAAGCATCAGGGATTGCAAAGGTTAGCCCTAAGTTTAGATCTCAAGGTTAGCCCTAAGTTCAAATCTCACGAGTCATGGTAAATTGTTAATTTTGGGTAAAATACCACAGCTAAACGTTGTCAAAGATGTATTTTACCTGAAGATTTATCATCCAAAATTGATATAATTGTTATGGAATGGCCTTCCTTGAAACATGTTGTAAGGTCCCCTTTTTGGGACATTAGGAAATCCATTAAATAAGTAAGTTTAAGTTGTCTAAACATTATAACTTAAAAGAcaacttattttaattatttatttaagtagACTTAAGTGACTTTTTATGTCTGACATCaaattataaagtcactttattaataGAAGGGAATTCCAAGAGATAGGCAGTAGGCGAGCGAAGAGTAACAGGGTAGGGTTGAGCTATCTAATAACTTGGAGAGGCTCATTTTGGATATGCTTGTTTTATGTTTGGTTTTGTATTCTCTTGGAGAATTCAAGGAAGCTTTGACTTTCAGTTGGTTTGGGAACAAAAACCCTCTAGCTTGGAGGCGGTGGACGAAAACCCATTGCAGTTGGAGTTATCACGCAGGTGACTCACATGTGCTTCAAATGCAATTTGCTGGTAATTCAATCTGACTGTTATTTTCGTAGTTGAGATTGGATGTAAGGTCATTATTCTGCGGAAGTATTATGACAATATTTATATGTAGTTTTTAGACCTTGTTCTTTTCTGCAAATAAAGATTTTTAGTTGTAAATTGTTTGCGAAAATTGGATATTTTGTGATTAAATTCATGTAGCCATGCTTCATAAAAAACTTGAGAAAAGTTTGTATAAAATCTGGAGGAATATCCCTAGGGGGATATTTTACATTTTACATGTATGTTTCAAATTGATGCTATTGCAAGGTAGCTTATGGAACATTTTGATAAAAGTTATTTGCGTAATTATTAGATACAATTTCAGGCGGTTTTAGGGGGGGAAGTTAATTAAAATGAAGACCTAAAATGCACATTAAAAATCCtataaaaatgataaaaatgacAATTAATGGAAAATGCACTCATGTAatgaaaatcttcaaaaacaaaatACCACGTATTATTATATACACctccacaaaaaaatatattgatctaCAGATTTAAAGAATAACAAAGCACTCTACTCCGATCCTAGATAAATATAAAGAGTTGAATATATAACACTATTAGTAATTAGTAGATTAAATAAGAGGTTTATGAAATGCTTGGCTCTTGGTGATGATGGTGCGGGTGATCTAAATTGTGAAAATGTGCTCAAATCTTAACTAATTCTGTAGCTAATAAGTCTGTAAAGTGTGCACTATTGATGAATGAGACCATATTGGGATCTATGCAATTTTGTGTAAATGATGGAGATCAAATCTTAACTACTTTAGTAGCTAATAAGTCTCTAAAGTGTGCACTATAGATGAATGTGACCCTATTGGGATCTATGCAATTTTTTCATGCATTGCATGTTCCTATTTGTTGTGGACATTTACTTCCAAAACTACTATGTTGTGATATATCTAAAGTTGGATCAATGCAATATTAAAGAATACCTTTTGGTGTTAACTATGATAGGATTGCAGTTTTATGCTTCATTGCACCTTCCTCAAATCCCTTGTTTTCTAAAATTATATGAGAAGACCCAAAGACATGCAATATACAAAATGCTCAATATAGAAGTCACTAGTTGCTAGTGTAGAATGATCTGATCTAATGcactaaatgctctctagaatgaTGCTTAAAACCTTGAATGCTTGTGTGATGATTTTAAGTACCCTAGGACTTGTCTTTAAATATATCAGCCTCAGTGGCAAATTTGGATATTGCTTTCCACATGTTGATGAAAAACAGTCTGTTTTTTATTATCAAAGTTAGCTCAAGGAGTGCAAAATTTGGATTTGAATATTGTGGATGAGATTTGCATCtacatttttgtctagggaatagaTTCACATTTGTTATTACAATGAGAGTAGGGAAATGGGTAAAAATATTGTTATGTTCATACCATAGGATCTAAAT
The nucleotide sequence above comes from Cryptomeria japonica chromosome 11, Sugi_1.0, whole genome shotgun sequence. Encoded proteins:
- the LOC131060326 gene encoding fructokinase-like 1, chloroplastic isoform X2 codes for the protein MANFALQGPVFTSCCNISLKSSILEFPFHSSAFPRASPKSSSCFVPRIVPTLIKEARKDCMVRTLSPSENVTPKTAIPAVQDPLQKGNAISNSEIADPSRTATRKKAGGSTTLMEGSGSNVEIKNRRKKTPRRQDNSLEIKEDNEDDNGDFEYEWPPLVCCFGPAQNEFVPIVRVSERQMDKDMYSTWKSLQWNPPEFARAPGGSPFSVAIALARLGGRAAFMGKVGDDPLGYWMVQTMNKENVQTRGVKFDPYAATAVSYMKLTCSDGKFGMECIKPCAQDCLHSSEINIDILKEARMFHFNSMALLEQPASTLSAIKMSREFGGVIFFDPNLPMPLWRSRDETRRIIQEAWNESDVIEVTIQELDFLLDYDYFYKKRTHKHQYYSQDFNDAKGRRRSYHTTREELSPLWHDNIKILFVTDGTIRIHYYTPTFEGEVMGTEDVLVAPYTCDRTGAGDAIVAGIIAQWTTGTIPSFPTESATQELKEQVYVKSLW
- the LOC131060326 gene encoding fructokinase-like 1, chloroplastic isoform X1, which translates into the protein MANFALQGPVFTSCCNISLKSSILEFPFHSSAFPRASPKSSSCFVPRIVPTLIKEARKDCMVRTLSPSENVTPKTAIPAVQDPLQKGNAISNSEIADPSRTATRKKAGGSTTLMEGSGSNVEIKNRRKKTPRRQDNSLEIKEDNEDDNGDFEYEWPPLVCCFGPAQNEFVPIVRVSERQMDKDMYSTWKSLQWNPPEFARAPGGSPFSVAIALARLGGRAAFMGKVGDDPLGYWMVQTMNKENVQTRGVKFDPYAATAVSYMKLTCSDGKFGMECIKPCAQDCLHSSEINIDILKEARMFHFNSMALLEQPASTLSAIKMSREFGGVIFFDPNLPMPLWRSRDETRRIIQEAWNESDVIEVTIQELDFLLDYDYFYKKRTHKHQYYSQDFNDAKGRRRSYHTTREELSPLWHDNIKILFVTDGTIRIHYYTPTFEGEVMGTEDVLVAPYTCDRTGAGDAIVAALIRKLTTQPEIYNNQAELERQLRFVVCAGIIAQWTTGTIPSFPTESATQELKEQVYVKSLW